The genomic region actacagagggtagtgcgtacggcccagttcaTTACTtagctattttttacttaacacttatttttcttaaaactgcattgttggttaagggcttgtaagaaagcatttcactgttgtattcggcgcatgtggaaaataaaatgtgatttcatttcatttgagctgttttctccatctctttagctatcatctctaattccactgatttcaaaactatatcctccagaaagtggagagcaacacttatgcagctccactacatgatacattaaaaaaaaagccacattagacaggattacctacacatactgaccagctcaaatagacagaagccttCTATATGGCAGCACAATCCAtactcctctctcggcatgtccagcccactcattatctcagccaatcatggctagtgggaaggttgctgtctttctctttggctaaaccaactaggctcgtaatttaacaattttattcgtatttacagatggcatacaagtttgttattaaggcacataaaagtttacatgttccagaaggcatttctgccaaaaaacacattttgcaacatatgcctagtttcctgaaatgagtcacaaatagttcaagtacaaaagggaaaataaatatacataaatatgggttgtatttacaatggtgtttgttcttcactggttgccctttcttgtggcaacaggtgacaaatcttgctgctgtgatagcACACTGTAATATTTCACCCAATATATAtgagagtttatcaaaatttgattcgtttttgaattctttgtgggtctgtgtaatctgagggaaatatgcgtctctaatgtggtcatacatttggcaggaggttaggaagtgcagctcagtttccacctcattttgtgggcagtgtgcacacatctgcctatggcggcctttctcaatagcaaggctatgctcactgagtctgtacatagtcaaagctttccttaattttgggtcagtcacagtggtcaggtattctgccactgtgtactctctgtttagggccaaatagcattctagtttgctcagtttttttgttaattctttccaacaTGTCAAGTAATAATCTTTgtattttctcatgatttggttgggcctaATTTAgtttctgtcctggggctctgtttgtatttgtgaagagagccccaggaccagcttgcttaggggactcttcaggttcatctctctgtaggtgatggctttgttatggaaggtttgggaatcacttccttttaggtggttatagaatttaacagctcctTTCTGGAATTTGCTAGTTAGCGGGTATCGCCCTAATTCTGATATggatgcattatttggtgttttacattgtacactgaggatatttttgcagagttctgctaatttataaaaatttgagctggccacccggccaaactgagcaatcgggggagaagggccttggtcagggaggtgaccaagaacccaatgttcactctgacagagctctagagttcctctgtggagatgggagaaccttccagaaggataaccatctctgcagcactccaccaatcaggcctttgtggtagagtggcaagacggaagccactcctcagtaaaaggcacatgacagcccgcttggagtttgccaaaagccacctaaagactctcagaccatgagaaacaagattctctggtctgatgaaaccaagattgaactctttggtctgaatgccaagcgtcacatctggaggaaacctggcaccatccttatggtgaagcatggttgtggaagcatcatgctgtggggatggttttcagtggtagggactgggagactagtcaagatcaaggcaaagatgaatcgagcaaagtacagagagatccttgatgaaaacctgctccagagtgctcaggacctcagactggggcgaaggttcaccgaccaacaggacaacgaccctacgcacacagccaagacaatgcaggagtgacttcgggacaggtctctgaatgtccttgagtggcccagcctgaacccgatcgaacatctctgacagagcttgaggggatctgcagagaagaatgggagaaactccccaaatacaggtgtgccaatacATTTTTTCAagttgctaggtgctgtttgaaaaaaaagttgccagggtagtctgaaaagttgctaaatctagcaacaaaatgctaagttggcatcactggatgcagatgtggtggattgagacgtatCCAATGCAAGAAAACAGATatttctagcttaaactgatggattttgatggggattgtttTGTTCTGTAACTTAGATTGACACACCGGTGCTCTAGGGGGTTAATGAGGCAATACAAAGGTGGTGTGAATAAAATGTGACTAAAATTAAAGGGCATAGACTACATCCTTtttcaaatgacaaaaatgtgactaAAACTGAATGATATTTTAGTCCAAATGACTAAGACTAGACTAAATCTAAAAAAGAGTGCCAGAGTTCATTTTTGAATACCACCTGTAGCTagtgacgttagctagctagctggcgcTAACAGATTGCTAGATAGATAGCCAGCTAGCCATCGGTGGGCCAAATAAATGTTGCAGTACGATGTGTAAGTGACTCGTTAATTAGAATTAGCCTCAAATTTGCATCATCAAAGTCATGAAAACGTGGCCATTTAAGATATATATTCAATTGTATAAGTGTTTCCGAGCGAATTAACTTACCATAGGCCAATTTTCTATGTATTTGACGGCCAAGAAGAACACGAAACCAAAAACGTACATCAATTTAATCAAAACTACACACATGAACAAATACAATTTTGACAGCTGTCTGGCAAcgttcagtaaaaaaaaaaagttacggGTTCTTACTGTCCAGGCATGCTCTGGCATGTAGTTAAATTGAGATTGTTCTAACTTTCGGCAATGTGTCTTACTTCTTGAGCATCAAATGTTTTTAAATTAAAGGCATAGGGTATGAGCAAATCAATAGAGGAATACGAATATAATTTATGACCACATGTTCATGAATTTGATTATATAAGCTTGAAGCCCTTCAAAAACAGTACAGGACTTGCAACAGGAAGTAGGAAGTACGTTCATACCGTATTGCAacatcaactagctagctacttttaCCTGATTAACTAGCAATTCTTTCATAATATAGCTGTCATTGTTACAGTAGCCTGCACATCTTCCTTTTTTCACAGCTGTCACAAATCCCGTTGTGCCCCAGCAATGTTGATTTTGTTGTCAGTTTCATTTCAACGTTTGTGTTTTCTTGGCAAGTTGTTGGTTTTATAATGTGTCctctttaaaaataaatacaaatcctaagTACATCTGTGCTCCCATTTGCCATTGTCTCTTGGAGATCCTTTGAATGGTTAAGTTTTTCATACTCTCAACTCATACTGTGGTATAAGCACGTTCATAACTGTTTTATAACACTTCAAATTATTGTCACTTTACTTAAGGTGTCTGTGCACACTCTATAAGGtcatatgacatggttatgatgCCCATCATTCCATTCAATGTAATAATGTGACACAGAGGTTGGTAAAATACATAACAACCTGTTATAACATCTGGTATGTAGACTCTTATGCAGCATGTAATAACATATGACATAAGTTGTCATGCAGACGGTTTAATAGCAGTTTTTATTAACAATTGACATTAGAGCATATGACAACAGTATGAACAGTCATTTTTAACACCCATTATAACAATTTTTATAACCTCTTATGCGGTGACTCATAACTATTTAAAATTACTTATGACAGCTTATGACACATTTTATAATGTGCTAAATATAtgttataaaggctttatgaatGCATTTATAAGGACACTtacagtaaagtgttaccaaacatTCCAATATCAATTGAGTTAGTTGTTAATAAAGTTGTATTGAATACTAAATGTCTGTGGTACACCCAATACGGCCACCGGTCCATTCTAGTAATCCTAtggtcagttaagaacaaattcttatttacaatgacggcctacaccggccaaattgtgcgccgctctatgggactcccaatcacggccagttgtgatacagcctggaatcgaaccagggggtctgtagtgacatctcaagcactgagatgcagtgccttagaccgctgcgccactcgggagcccataggGAAATGACAAAGAAAGAGtttgaaaaggagagagagatgttggagaagaaggaggagataGTGAATAGGTTAAAATAAGATATGGAGGCGATGAGGAAGGAGATCAACAGAGCAGGAACTGTCATCAAGATGTGTGAGAATGAGATGGAGCAAGTGAAAACtgagatggaggagaagggaagaatgGAGCTGCGGAAAATGGAGCAAAGACATATGGTGGAAATGGAAAAGATCAAGATGGAGATTGAGGTACTGAAAGGGGAGGAGTTGCAGAAAACAAAGATGGACATTGAGCACAAACACAAGGATGAAAAGGAAAAAATCAAGATGGAGATGAAGGAGGAATTGCAGCAAATGAGAGTGGTGCTAAAAGAGGTGGTGAAGCAAGTAACATTGGATATGGAGTAGAATGGAAGGCATGAGGTGGAGAAAATAATGAATGAAATTAACCAGAAACACAAGGAGGAAATAGAGAATATCACATTGGAGATGGGTAAGAACAAAAAGGAGTAtgtggagagagtgagggaggtgtTGGAGGGAATGAAAGAGAAGATGACAGTGGTAGAGGAGAAggtgaagagaggggaagagattcAGGACGAGAGGGCCAAGTGGGAGAAGAAAGTTAGAAGTTGGAGTTGATGAGATAGGTGACGGAGAGCAAGGAGGACGAAATCACTAGTTACATTTGAGATTAAATAACTGAAGGAGAGGTTAACTGAGAGAGATTATATGATTCAAAAGATGATGGGTGAGGTGGAAAGAGAGGAAGATGTGAAGAGGGCAAGGGAGGAGTATAAGAAGAGGTGGAATACAGAGATTGAGAGTGTGGGTACAGAGtttggaaataataataatatgccatttagcagatgcttttatccaaagcaatttacagtcatacatatatttttttgtgtatgggtggtcccagggatcgaacccactaccttggcattacaagcgccgtgctctaccagctgagctacagaggaccacaagagtccttggaggaaagaagagaggacctcaagagagtgagagaagagttggaaggagtgagggagaggatggaggagagagaaagaggtggatGGGATGAGAAaggatgtggaggagaggagagatgagttGGAGAGAAGCTTTAAGGAGGAGAAATTAAAAGAGGAGGAAATGATGAGCTAAACACTCAGATTTGTCCTTATGTTGGCAGCAGTCTATGGGCCAGGAGAGACTGAGATCCACACTTATAGAATAACAATACAGGTACCTCTATGGCCACAGCCACTTACACTATTCACTAACATTAGCAATAGGACAGCTGAGACTGAATGGACCCCAGGTCTTGTTTGGATGCATAAACCACCTCAAAGTAGTGATGTTGTTACTATGGAAACTATAGAAATAACTGTACTGTTTCTTCCACTTTCAGATTCCCAGACAACACAAATGAGTCGGAAAGAGTTTTCCCCAAAAAAAGAAGCTGCCTTTACCCCACTCCCATATGACCCATCCCACCATGAACCCCTCCTATTTTCCAAAAAAAAAAGGCCCCGATACCCCACCCCTATATCCCCCACACTCCCTTAAACCTACCCCACACTCTTATCATTTAAAACGCTCTTATTTCATTATTAATTAAAGGCAAATAAAGGCAATCTGGAAGATGACGGTGCTTTGAACCCAGATGGGTGGTGAATGATGTAGACTAGCATAGTGGTTGTCACATCACAGAGACTTCAAATACTGATGATTGTAAGATTGTAACAATCACCATGCATGTTTCATGTTGTGTATTTTGGTGGTCATATTTAGAACTACAGCTCACCCTACAATATTTACAACTACAGCTCCCAACAGCACTCTAGTTTACCTATTCAGTTTGAATTCGCCCACGCTAGCCTGTTGTTGGAGGGAGCTGGAGTTGCAGAGCATGCTGCTGCCTTGCTTGTTCTGTATGCTGAGGACGACCAGTGGTGACATTCGCCACCAGGTGGATATTCACTGAAAAGCACGACTCTGGAACTAGTCGTCAGTACAGCATTGTCATCAAACCTTGaacttttgttgtttttatctcaACAACGTGTTTATATCGGCTTCTAAACCAAGGTTATCTTTATCATCAATACTGACTTGGGACCCTACCACGGAATAACATGGACCAGATCcctaaattaaatatatggttcGGGAGAGACCGCCATAGGGGTGTTACATAAGCACTATGTGCAGTAACCTCTGTCTCTCATACTGCACAAACTTGCACAAATACTTGCTCTGTTCTGTATGACTCAATCACATCCCATATAATATCAACACCTCAAGCTCACTCATTTTTTAAAGCAACAGCAACCCAATACTGAATAGGATAGGTGGAATCCACATTTCTGAACACAACACTTGAGTACCTGACTGTTTCTGCATACAACAACATTTCCGTCATTGCATTGGCAATAGAACGTCAAGTTGGCGTCACTGGCATGCATTCTACATACTTCTTCTTTGGGCCTTTCTGTGCTGCTGTCAGGTAGGCCTATGTGTGGAGGAAGAGAATGAGGCTCTTTTGGCAGTGAGCCACTGAACGTTGGATAGGGAAAAATACAGCTCTTTCAAAACAAGGAGAATGCCACACCTCTCTAGAGTTCCTGTCAGGTCTCACCTGGCTCTTCTCAGTTCTTCACCGTTCCACATTGCTTCAACACCATGGCATTCTCTGGGAAGTACAAGCTCGAAAGTCAGGAAAACTACGATGAGTTTCTAGAGGCAATTGGTAAGTCAAAACACTCAACAATATTTTGAATTAGGGTATTGCACAGAACATTGTTGTTAACGTCAAAATATCATCAATATTtcccaactaaccctaaccctaaacataacctTACCAAACCTTAGCCCAACCGAAccctagacaggcaggcaggcaggcaggcaggcaggcaggcaggcaggcaggcaggcagacagatacagtagacagacagacagacagacagacagacagacagacagacagacagacagacagacagacagacagacagacagacagacagacagacagacagacagacagacagacagacagacagacagacagacagcacagacagacagacagacagacagacagacagacagacagacagacagacagacagacagacagacagacagacagacagacagacagacagacagacagacagacagacagacagacagacagacagacgagacagacagacgagacagacagacagacagacagacagacagacagacagacagacagacgacagacagacagacagacagacagacagacagacagacagacagacagacagacagacagacagacagacagaccgaccgaccgaccgaccgaccgaccgaccgaccgaccgagagagagagatagatagatagatagatagatagatagatagatagatattatTGATACATTCTAACCCACACCTGCTGTACTCTTCCCATAGGTTTTGCCAATGCCAAGACAGACTTCAAGGTGATAACAGAGGTGCTTCAGGAGGGGGATGATTTCacctggtctcagatgatcccaaaCTGGACCTGGACTAACAAGTTCACCATTGGAAAGGAGTGTGAGTTAGAGACCATGAGACGCTCCAAATTCACGGTGAGggaatgaatgaatgagtgagtgaaCGAATGAATATGCTCATTAAAATCATCGAATATCAGCTAAAGTATTCTAGAAGTTGTCATTTCAAAGATGTACAGCATATGTATGTTGCATCTGAACTTGTTTCATGTGCTGAACTCTTTACGTCCCTCTTAGACCACCGTCACTATGGAAGGAGGCAAGATTGCTATTCCGTTCCCCCAGTACCATTTTACTGCTGAGATCAGTGGGGAGAAGCTTATCATGGTAAGAGCAAGTGagcgaggtagagagaaagaaagaggagagtgaCTAAGTAAGAAAGAGATTAAATGAAagacataaactcagcaaaaaaaaaagaaacatcctctcactgtctactgcgtttattttcagcaaacttaacatgtataaatatttgtatgaacataacaacattcaacaactgagacatgaactgaacaagttccacagacatgtgcctaacagaaattgaataatgtgtccctgaacaaaatcaaaagtaacagtcagtatcttgtgtggccaccagctgcattaagtactgcagtgcatctcctcctcatggactgcaccagatttgccagttcttgctgtgagatgttaccacactcttccaccaaggcacctgcaagttcccagacatttctggggggaatggccctagccctcaccctccgatccctgacgtgctcaatgggattgagatcagggctcttcgctggccatggcagaaaatcacgcacagaacgagcagtatggctggtggcattgttatgctggagggtcaagtcaggatgagcctgcaggaagggtaccacatgagggaggaggatgtcttccctgtaacgcacagcgttgagatttttattttacctttatttaactaggcaagtcagttaagaacaaaattcattttacaatgacagcctacaccggccaaacccggacgacgctgggccaattgtgcgccgccctatgggactcccaatcacggccggttatgatacagcctggaatcgaaccagggggtctgtagtgacgcctcaaccactgagatgcagtgccttagaccgctgcgccactcgagattgcctgcaatgacaacaagctcagtccgatgatgctgtgacacaccgccccagaccattacagaccctccacctccaaatcgatcccactccagagtacaggcctcggtgtaacgctcattccttcgacgataaacgcgaatccgaccatcacccctggtgagacaaaaccgcgactcatcagtgaagagcactttttgccagtcctgtctggtccagcgacggtgggtttgtgcccacaggcggcgttgttgccggtgatgtctggtgaggacctgccttacaacaggcctacaagccctcagtccagcctctctcagcctattgctgACAGTCTgcgcactgatggagggattgtgtgttccaggtgtaacttgggcagttgttgttgccatcctgtacctgtcccgcaggtgtgatgttcggatgtaccgatcctgtgcaggtgttgttacacgtggtctgccactgcgaggacgatcagctgtccatcctgtcttcCTGTatcgctgtcttaggcgtctcacagtacggatattgcaatttattgccctggccacatctgcagtcctcatgcctacttgcagcatgcctaaggcaagttcacgcagatgagcagggaccatgggcatctttcttttggtgtttttcagagtcagtagaaagccctctttagtgtcctaagttttcataactgtgatcttaattgcctaccgtctgtaagctgttagtgtcttaacgaccattccacaggtgcatgttcattaattgtttatggttcattgaacaagcatgggaaacagtgtttaaaccctttacaatgaagatctttgaagttatttggatttttactaattctcttttaaagacagggtcctgaaaaagggacttttctttttttgctgagtttatatagagTGAAGaagtgtccgaatacccatattgCATTCTAAATAGTAGGCTTTTTGGGAATTTGAAAATATAACGTTTTATAGTATTGTAGCGATCCTGGTTATATGAGTGAtgttacaattcccaccaagtgggtgtttgcctttcacgcCAGTGACCAGGGTTCGCTTTCCTTCCCCGTCATTCGCTAagttggtgtcagaagtgggatggtgCCCGTAAAGCCATCGGAGAGGCGTGTACACACAAGGAACTTGGTATAGAGGGACATGCTCTCCCGAATGAAGGGGGTAATGTAACAACCTTAACTCAACATCTAGAgacctggtcaagaggtttggaccTTTTGGCGTAAtggttaaagctagaatccttagttgctacatacatttttggactttttattaattatatataccttATGAaggcctcatgagcttagttcaactgtcataccctatCAGACcgcaaaatataagcttgttttactccaatgtttgtaaacaatgtaaaagtaaacaaacactatatagcctcaaaacatggttaaaactatacttttgatatcatggatggtcagtccttgcatccatgtctctgtctacgaatttgagagtggttacatttctcccatcacacagctttttaccaaaacagaggcgggttACAATTTAGTTAGTGTTTCAATTAAGGACTCTAGCGTTAAGCTGTTGGCTAGACCCGGGTTTGAGTAGGGACTACCCCCAAATTCGCTACAGTATGTCATAAATGCctggatgtcatactcatttaggcttttcatctagtagaattcgctgcacactATTGAGGCAATTAATCGTCTTTTCGCACCCATATGtatttgacaacagctgataatcagaatAGGGGATGCGCTCTACAAATATTCACGAATGGCGGGGAACAGGCACGATTGCTCATTAGATGACGCCATATCAGTATTGATGAGTAGTATtttgatatttgttgcttacttcatatgtttttactaaacagtacatATTAAATAGCATGTTGTACTATTAGTACAGAGTATCATCCTTTGGTATCATCTTCATTCCAAAGGATGATGCTCCAATACTCTCTGATAAACCCTTTCTCAACTATCCTCCTTTCTCTTTAATATACAGCTCTGTACAACCCCAGGAGAGAAGGGTGTGACCATGAAGAGAATCAGCAAGAGGATCTGAAATCAAACATCCAATGTGTTGATGCAGATGTCTTCTGTGTGCACTGTAACTGGAAATGTTCCCAATACCTCATAAACTACCCGTATTATACTGTTTGACCTTGGCATGTCCAGAGAGACCTGGATGACTCATATCTGTTGGATGCCTCTTCCAGTAGGCTACATGTCCAGAGAGACCTGGATGACTCATATCTGTTGGATGCCTCTTCCAGTAGGCTACATGTCCAGCAACAGTCCTCTGTCCatctttatacaaaataaaataaacatatcaACTACAATCGATGCAACTTTCTGGTATTCAACCTATTCACTGTTTGTAGTGGCAAATTGGTATCTATGATCAACTTTTTTGTGAATAAAGTAATGCCCAATTTATTTGTACCAGCTGATTGTGTAAAATAAAAGCGAAATAAATAATGCAAGAGAAACCAGACTTATTTATATTTAAATCCTGAGCTCAGTTGTTGCTGTCAGAGGAACAGTTGCAGTCAGTCTCCCCCTACTGGTTAAAAGGAGATGCAGATGTGTTTTTAGCTCAATGAGGCTCAGCGAAGAGACGGGTAGCTTTAGGCCCTCTTGCTGATTCTCTTCGCGGATGTGGAGATCTGGAGGGCATGACACAAGGCAGAGAGGATCAAAGTAAGTAGTGATCTATGCCATCTCATCATGTATATTCTTGGGAATCGTAACATCTGTGgtagtaactctctctctctctttctctttctctctctcacatcaaTGAGCTTGTCACCATCCACCTCAGCAGTGTAAAGAAAGATACAGGGGATATTGGATCCTAATCTTGCCCCCTTCCATGGTGACGGTGGTCAAAGAAGGACAAAAATATGTACaaagaaaaaaaatggttaaaCAAAAATGTTCAAACCTGTTTGAAACATACACAGTAAAATTCCAATTTTCTCAAGAACAGTTTCTTAATTTAAGACTTTGACTCCATCTCGCTCTTCTTGCTGAGGGTGAACTTTTTGGTCCAGGTCTTGTAGGGGAGGACCTTGGTCAAGGTGAACTCGTCTCCATTCTGCTCCATTTCAGTCCTAATCTTCAACTCATAGCCTTTCTCAACCATGTCCTCAACCATTTCCTTGGATAATCATTGTGAAAGATAGAGGTAATATACCATCATATAGGTCtatttcctatttttctattgattTTCTATTTCTATAGAATTATCGACTCATATTGTCATATTATCTC from Coregonus clupeaformis isolate EN_2021a chromosome 3, ASM2061545v1, whole genome shotgun sequence harbors:
- the LOC121546933 gene encoding gastrotropin-like, with translation MAFSGKYKLESQENYDEFLEAIGFANAKTDFKVITEVLQEGDDFTWSQMIPNWTWTNKFTIGKECELETMRRSKFTTTVTMEGGKIAIPFPQYHFTAEISGEKLIMLCTTPGEKGVTMKRISKRI